A window of Rhizobium sp. CC-YZS058 genomic DNA:
CCTTGTCGAAGTAGAAGCCGAGCCAGGGCTCGACGACCGTGTCGATATAGAGCACGTCGAGCTTGCGGCAGAGCTTCATGATGTCGAGCGAGGAGGTGTCGACTGAGAGGTTGACGCAGAAGCCCTGGCCCTTGCCTTCGGTCAGCAGCGGCTTCAGCAGGTCCTTGTAGTTCTCGCGGGTGACGTGCGCCTTGATGTGGCGGATGCCGTGGCGCTCGAGGATCTCCATGTCGGCCGCGTCTTCGCGCGGGTCGATGACGACCATCCGGTTCTTGTCGAACGTGAAGTGCCGCTCGATCAGCGGCAGCGTTCCCCGGCCGATCGAGCCGAAGCCGATCATGACGATCGGGCCGGTGATTTCGCCGTGAACCGGATAGGTGGTATCCGCCATAATGTGACTCTCCTGGATATGGCCGTCTCGGATGGCCGGCCGCACGCCGGCGGCCGTGAAAGCTGAAGCGTTGCGCTGACTTGGTTGACGCAACCGCGGGTCCGCCGCCTCGCAGGGCTTCGGTCCGGGTTCCTAAGCACAATTTCCCGTCACAATAAAGGGCCGGCCCTGTCCGTCTTCCTGCACGGTGCGGCATCGTCGTGCCCGACGAGGCGGCAGGCGATCAGGCCACGCAGCGAATTGCCCATGAACAGCGCACCGGTGTTCAGATCGGCAAGGCTGAGCCGACAGACGCGGGCCTTGCGGGCGCAGATCAGTTCGGTCCGCAGCACGCCGGCCAGCAGCCCGGCCGAAATCGGCGGAGTCTTCAGGACGCCGGAGCCGTCATCAAGGAAGAGCGATGTGATCGTGCCTTCGCAGGGCTCTCCCGCCTCGTTGAGCAGCAACACCTCATCGGCTTCCGTCCCCGCATATTCCGCACGTGCCGCCTCATAGGTCCCGCGCCGGCTCGTCTTGTAGCGCAACAGCGGATCGGTGCTTTTGAGCCGCGCCTTGGCAATGCGGACCTGCCAGACGGTGCCTGGGTTCTGGAGCGCGAAGGGAGCCGTCGTGATGCTGACCGTGCCGTCTCGCGATAGGGAGAGGCGCACCCGCAGCATGTCTGCGTCCTCCTCCGCACTTGCCTGCTTGACGGCTGCATCCAGCCGTGACTCCAGATCCTCCGGCCGGGCGAAGCTCAGCCGGTTGGCCGAACGCTTCAGCCGCTCCAGATGCAGCCGGCGGCGCCAGATCCCCTGGTGCGGTGTGAACCGCATGGTCTCGATCAGCGTGAATTCGTTCATTGCGCCACCTCCGTCTCGCCCAGCGCGAAGCGGGCCTTGAGCAGGCACTCGGCATATTCGGCCTCGGCCGTCGAATCGAAGACGATGCCGCCGCCGACATTGAAGACGGCGCGCCCATCGGCAAAGAGCGACAGCGTCCGGATCGCCACGTTGAATTGCATGCTGCCATCCGGGCGGATGAGGCCGATCGCGCCGCAATAGGCATCGCGCGGTCCGGTTTCGAGCGCATGCAGGATTTCCATGGCGCGCAGCTTCGGTGCGCCGGTGACCGAGCCGCAGGGGAACAGGGCGGCCAGGATATCGGTCACGGTCAGGCCGGGTGCAAGCTCTGCCCGCACATGGCTGACCATCTGGTGCACGGTCGGATAGGTTTCGATGTCGAAGAGCTTCGGCACCTCCAGCGTGCCGACCGTGCTGATGCGCGAAATGTCGTTGCGCAGCAGATCGACGATCATCCGGTTTTCGGCCTGGGATTTCTCGTCTCCCAGCATAGCGGCGACGATGGCCGCATCCTCGGCCGCATGGCTGCCGCGCGGGGCCGTGCCCTTCATCGGATGGGTCTCGATCACGCCGTCGGAACCGAGGCGGAAGAACAGTTCGGGCGAGCGGGAGAGGAGGACGGGCCCCTCCAGCGCCACGAGCGCTCCGTAGTGCACCGGTTGCCGTTCGATGAGGGACCAGAAGGCGGCGAGCGGATCGCCGCTCCAGCGCGCGGCGATCGGCATGGTCAGGTTGGCCTGGTAGCAATCGCCCTGCCGCAAGTGCCGGTGCAGGCGGTCGAAGCGCTGGCGATAGGCGGCGAGGTCCCAGGCTGCGCGCGGTTCGCTGAGGAAAGGGGCATTGTCGGTGCGCCGGCGCGGTGCGGCCAGCGGATGGTCCTCCGGCGCCGGCCCGTCGAAGACCCCGAAACAGAGAAGCGGCGTCTCGCGGTCGTCCTCGATGAGAGGCGCGAGCTTCGGTTCGAAGATGTAGCCTGCTTCATAGGAGAGAAAGCCGGCCAGCCAGCGGCCGGCCCGCCGCTCCGTCTCCAGCGCGGCCAGCGCCGGCAGGATCTCGGTGCGCCTGCGCGCGACGATCAGCCGGTCCGGCTCGGCAAACAGCCTTTGCGTTCCGGCCTTGTCGTCGCGCAGGAGAATGAAGGGCGTGTCGGTCATCGGGTCCGGTCTGGCAGCGTGCGGTGTCCTGCCCCTTCTACGATGGCTTGGCCCTTCTGTCTCCGACCCTGTCGGCCTTTTGTCGCGACGCAGTGACGCTCAGGCGGCGTCGAGTGCCTCGAGCTCGTCGATCAGCCCCTCGATCATCGACAGGCCCTTGTCCCAGAAGGCCGGGTCCGTCGCGTCGAGGCCGAAGGGGGCGAGCAGCGTGCTGTGATGCTGCGATCCGCCGGCCTTGAGGAGCGCGAAATACTTCTGCTGGAAGCCCGGCTCGGCCTTTTCGTAGACAGCATAAAGCGAGTTCACCAGGCAGTCGCCGAAGGCATAGGCATAGACGTAGAAGGGCGAGTGGATGAAGTGGGGGATATAGCTCCAATAGGTCTCGTAACCCTCGGAGATTTTCACCGCAGAGCCGAGGCTTTCCGTCTGAACGGCGAGCCAGAGCGCGCCGATATCGTCGGCCGTCAGCTCGCCCGCCTTGCGGGCCGTGTGCAGGCGCCGCTCGAAATCGTAGAAGGCGATCTGGCGCACGACGGTGTTGATCATGTCCTCCACCTTCTGGGCCAGCATGGCCTTGCGCTCCCGCCGGTCCGCCGTCTTGGCGAGCAGCGCCCGGAAGGTCAGCATTTCGCCGAAGACCGAGGCGGTCTCCGCCAGCGTCAGCGGGGTCGAGGCCATCAGCGCGCCCTGTTCTCCGGCCAGCACCTGGTGCACGCCATGTCCGAGCTCATGGGCAAGCGTCATCACGTCGCGCGGCTTGCCCATATAGTTGACCAGCACATAGGGGTGGGCGGAGGGCACGGTCGGATGGGCGAAGGCGCCCGGCGCCTTGCCCGGGCGCACCGGCGCATCGATCCAGCCGCCATCGAAAAAGCGGCCGGCGATCGCCGCCATTTCCGGATCGAAGCCGCGATAGGCTTCCAGCACGGTGCTCTTCGCCTCGTCCCACGGGATCGCCCGGTTCGCCGTTTCCGGCAGCGGCGCGTTGCGGTCCCAGAAGTTGAGCTGCTCCATGCCGAGCCACTTCGCTTTCATCGCGTAATAGCGGTGCGACAGGCGCGGATAGGCGGCCTTTACCGCAGCGGCCAGCGCGTCAACCACCTCCCGCTCGACGCGGTTTGCCAGATGCCGGCTGTCGGCGATGTCGGCAAAGCCACGCCAGCGGTCGGAGATCTCCTTGTCCTTGGCCAGCGTGTTGGTGATCAGCGTGAAGGTGCGGATATTGGCCTTGAAGGTGGCGGACAGTGCCTCGGCCGCCTTGCGGCGCGTATCCGGATCCGCCTCCTGCAGGTGGCTCAGCGCCACTTCCAGCGGCACCTCCTCTCCATCGATGGAGAAACGCAGCGCCGCCATGGTTTCGTCGAACAAGCGATTGAAGGCGCCGGACCCGGTCATCGACTTTTCGAGGAACAGCTGCTCCAGCCTGTCGTCGAGCTGGTAGGGCTTCTCCTTGCGCAGGTCGCGGACCCAGGGCTCGTAATGGGCGGCGCGCGGATCGCGCGTCAACGCGGTTTCGAGCGCGGCATCCTCGATCAGGTTCATCTCCAGCCCGAAGAACAGAAGATGGCTCCACAGATCGGTCAGCTTGGCCTGGACATCGCCATAGAACTTGCCGTTCTCCGGCTTGCTCGTGTCGGTATAATAGGTGAGCCCGGCATAGGACCCGACCTTGCCCATCAGGTCCTCGAGCGCCTCATAGGCCTCGATCGCCGCGCCGAGCCCTTCATCTCCCGTCTTTCTTGCCGCCTCTGACAGCTGGCCCTTCCAGCGTGCCTCGAAGGCCAGGCACTCCGTTTCGGCGCGGGCGAGATCCTGCTTGAACGCGTCCGACTGCGGGCCGGGATAAAGGTCGTCCAACCGCCATTCGGGAAGCGTGCCCAGCGAGGGTGAGGGTTCAGCCCCTGCAACGGCGGCGGCGAGCAGGCGAGGAGCGGACAGGGTTGCGAAAGTGGGTGTCAAGGCGATCACTCCGGTCGATGGATGGGCCGGGACAGGCGGGGAGGGAGCGCGATGATCCAGATTGGCGCGCCATGCCTGCCGCTTTGGCGGAGCCGGGACCGTAACGTCCGCATTGGTTAAAATGCAAGCCTTTCGCCAAAGACCCTCTTCAGCCCTTTGTGACAGGAATGACGTGAACCGGTGCCTCTGCCGGGGAATTCGATGCAACAGGGGGAGCGATCCGCATGCCATCCCAGATTCTCGTGATCGATGACGATCCGGTGCAACGCCGGCTTCTGATCCACGCAGTCGAACGGCTGGGCCATCAGGTGATCGCCGCCGAAAACGGCCGGGCCG
This region includes:
- a CDS encoding aminotransferase class IV family protein; its protein translation is MNEFTLIETMRFTPHQGIWRRRLHLERLKRSANRLSFARPEDLESRLDAAVKQASAEEDADMLRVRLSLSRDGTVSITTAPFALQNPGTVWQVRIAKARLKSTDPLLRYKTSRRGTYEAARAEYAGTEADEVLLLNEAGEPCEGTITSLFLDDGSGVLKTPPISAGLLAGVLRTELICARKARVCRLSLADLNTGALFMGNSLRGLIACRLVGHDDAAPCRKTDRAGPLL
- a CDS encoding aminodeoxychorismate synthase component I produces the protein MTDTPFILLRDDKAGTQRLFAEPDRLIVARRRTEILPALAALETERRAGRWLAGFLSYEAGYIFEPKLAPLIEDDRETPLLCFGVFDGPAPEDHPLAAPRRRTDNAPFLSEPRAAWDLAAYRQRFDRLHRHLRQGDCYQANLTMPIAARWSGDPLAAFWSLIERQPVHYGALVALEGPVLLSRSPELFFRLGSDGVIETHPMKGTAPRGSHAAEDAAIVAAMLGDEKSQAENRMIVDLLRNDISRISTVGTLEVPKLFDIETYPTVHQMVSHVRAELAPGLTVTDILAALFPCGSVTGAPKLRAMEILHALETGPRDAYCGAIGLIRPDGSMQFNVAIRTLSLFADGRAVFNVGGGIVFDSTAEAEYAECLLKARFALGETEVAQ
- a CDS encoding M3 family oligoendopeptidase; the protein is MIALTPTFATLSAPRLLAAAVAGAEPSPSLGTLPEWRLDDLYPGPQSDAFKQDLARAETECLAFEARWKGQLSEAARKTGDEGLGAAIEAYEALEDLMGKVGSYAGLTYYTDTSKPENGKFYGDVQAKLTDLWSHLLFFGLEMNLIEDAALETALTRDPRAAHYEPWVRDLRKEKPYQLDDRLEQLFLEKSMTGSGAFNRLFDETMAALRFSIDGEEVPLEVALSHLQEADPDTRRKAAEALSATFKANIRTFTLITNTLAKDKEISDRWRGFADIADSRHLANRVEREVVDALAAAVKAAYPRLSHRYYAMKAKWLGMEQLNFWDRNAPLPETANRAIPWDEAKSTVLEAYRGFDPEMAAIAGRFFDGGWIDAPVRPGKAPGAFAHPTVPSAHPYVLVNYMGKPRDVMTLAHELGHGVHQVLAGEQGALMASTPLTLAETASVFGEMLTFRALLAKTADRRERKAMLAQKVEDMINTVVRQIAFYDFERRLHTARKAGELTADDIGALWLAVQTESLGSAVKISEGYETYWSYIPHFIHSPFYVYAYAFGDCLVNSLYAVYEKAEPGFQQKYFALLKAGGSQHHSTLLAPFGLDATDPAFWDKGLSMIEGLIDELEALDAA